The following proteins are co-located in the Nomia melanderi isolate GNS246 chromosome 1, iyNomMela1, whole genome shotgun sequence genome:
- the Impbeta11 gene encoding importin beta11 isoform X1, giving the protein MDASVIEVLQQAGSQDPNILKPAERTLEQWETQRGFYTTLFNVFSNHSLSVNIRWMAILCFKNGVDKYWRKNAPNAIAEDEKEFLRQRLISNFKEPVNQLAVQLAALIAKIARFDCPREWDTLIPTLLNVVRGQNPLAQHRALLTLRYVIKALASKCLAADRQLFQELTTNMFSFIFNLWNTYTESFFILVSNGADTNQIQEALEKALLLLRILRKLIIRGIQTPSESQDVMVFLENVFERAKTCLECRKTLTSRGIQLEACDKFIILLIKVLIGVSEIHWDCYTDLILNSLKFSVYYCFTEAGQNLAFERFTIQCLNLLKRTLIFPQSNSFYNRLEEYTRRNRMQLVKMHLVCKLRQEFCTPETLTEICSRLVTHYFLLTPADLELWDTDPENFFVDDFGEASKYNLRLCSESVFSDIFRQFRDVLAPVLVDLMQRHHQPVDPNNLHAILLKDAVYNAVGLTAFYLYDEVNFDQWFLTTLKEELKIRSNYYKIIRRRVCWLIGQWTSIKLSRGLRPKVYELMVEVLSPDEDLGVRLAASDALKLVIDDFQFNPEEFSPYLEPACSLLFSLLREVNECDTKMRVLYVLSFMIERVGSEINPYVGVLSSYLPALWQQYDEHNMLRCAIITTLIHLEKALGPESVILQPLVVGIIAFSCDVNQDEHVYLLEDGLRLWSALLENAPAPTPAIMGLARNLAALLEQSGENLELCLYIVQAYTILSPQEFLSQWGAVIIESLRSIMSDLRSEGISMVLMVFETFLYAAARQGAEIIKPALITVFENVYKEEDSIQMMIACLVIVARVLWFYKDIFIQVISELTRKIGGNQTREAVLGQIIRVWVNRMQLEFLPEKRKLLALALCSLLGANSPPSVLEHFPKIISNIVETLNDVTKFDNSEYDYIESGIDSLTISGQSNLTGEVDEDYGNEHEQRKRKLAFGDVVSTISLKDTLQNQLLTLKSLVGDNKFNQMMSTLNPVIDEQLKSYIFL; this is encoded by the exons ATGGATGCTTCAGTGATAGAAGTGCTTCAACAAGCAGGTAGTCAAGacccaaatattttaaaacctgCCGAGCGGACATTGGAACAGTGGGAAACGCAGAGAGGATTCTATACTACCTTATTT AACGTATTTTCTAATCATTCCTTGAGTGTCAATATCAGATGGATGGCAATCTTATGTTTTAAAAATGGAGTCGATAAATATTGGCGAAAAAATGCACCGAA TGCAATTGCAGAGGATGAGAAAGAATTTCTTAGACAACgtttaatatcgaattttaaaGAACCTGTAAATCAATTAGCTGTACAATTGGCAGCTCTTATTGCTAAAATTGCAAG ATTCGATTGTCCTAGAGAATGGGATACATTAATTCCAACGTTACTCAATGTTGTAAGAGGGCAGAATCCCCTAGCCCAACATCGGGCACTATTAACACTGCGCTATGTTATTAAGGCTTTAGCTTCTAAATGTTTGGCTGCAGATAGACAACTCTTCCAGGAATTAACCACTAATatgttcagttttatttttaatttatggaaTACGTATACTGAGTCTTTCTTCATATTGGTGTCGAACGGAGCAGATACAAATCAGATACAAGAAGCTTTAGAGAAAGCGTTACTCTTACTGAGAATACTTAGAAAACTCATCATACGCGGGATTCAAACACCTTCTGAATCTCAAGATGTTATGGTATTCCTAGAAAACGTTTTCGAACGTGCAAAAACCTGCCTTGAGTGTC GAAAGACTCTAACCTCAAGGGGCATACAACTGGAAGCATGCGACAAATTTATAATTCTCTTGATCAAAGTCCTAATAGGAGTTAGTGAAATTCATTGGGACTGCTACACTGACCTGATACTGAACTCCTTAAAGTTCTCTGTTTACTATTGTTTCACAGAAGCTGGTCAAAATTTGGCTTTCGAGAGATTCACTattcaatgtttaaatttattgaaacgtaCATTAATTTTTCCACAATCGAACTCTTTTTATAATAGATTAGAAGAATACACTAGAAGGAATAGAATGCAATTAGTAAAAATGCACCTAGTGTGCAAGTTAAGACAAGAATTTTGTACTCCTGAAACATTAACAGAAATCTGTTCAAGACTCGTGACACATTACTTCCTTTTAACTCCTGCTGATTTGGAATTATGGGATACAGATCCAGAAAACTTTT TTGTCGATGACTTTGGGGAAGCATCAAAATACAATTTAAGg ctATGTTCGGAGTCTGTATTCTCCGACATTTTCCGTCAATTTCGTGACGTTCTTGCACCAGTTCTGGTTGACTTAATGCAAAGACATCATCAACCAGTCGATCCAAACAATTTGCATgctattttattgaaagatGCAGTGTACAATGCTGTTGGTTTGActgctttttatttatatgatgag GTAAACTTTGATCAGTGGTTCTTGACCACTTTAAAAGAAGAGCTAAAAATTCGAAgtaactattataaaattattagaagACGAGTATGTTGGCTCATTGGACAATGGACAA GCATCAAACTGAGCAGAGGATTGAGACCAAAGGTATACGAACTTATGGTTGAAGTTTTAAGTCCAGACGAAGATTTGGGTGTTCGTTTGGCAGCAAGTGACGCATTGAAACTCGTGATAGACGATTTTCAATTTAATCCAGAAGAGTTCTCACCTTATTTAGAGCCAGCATGTTCATTATTGTTTTCTCTCTTGAGAGAAGTAAATGAATGTGATACCAAG ATGCGTGTTTTATATGTGTTATCCTTTATGATTGAACGGGTTGGCAGTGAAATAAACCCATACGTTGGCGTTCTCAGTTCGTACCTACCAGCTCTCTGGCAACAATACGACGAACATAATATGTTAAGATGTGCTATAATCACGACTCTCATACATTTAGAAAAG gcATTAGGTCCTGAAAGTGTTATATTACAACCACTGGTGGTGGGTATTATTGCATTCAGTTGCGATGTCAATCAAGATGAACATGTTTATCTGTTAGAAGACGGTTTGCGATTGTGGTCAGCTTTATTGGAAAATGCACCTGCACCGACACCTGCCATAATGGGTTTGGCTAGGAATTTAGCTGCATTATTAG aaCAATCTGGGGAAAATTTAGAATTATGTTTGTATATAGTTCAGGCATATACAATATTAAGTCCACAAGAATTTTTAAGTCAATGGGGAGCAGTCATAATTGAAAGTCTTAGGTCAATCATGAGTGATTTAAGATCAGAAGGAATATCGATGGTTCTTATGGTATTTGAAACATTCCTGTACGCAGCAGCTCGGCAAGGTGCAGAGATAATTAAACCTGCTTTAATAACTGTGTTTGA GAACGTATATAAGGAAGAGGACTCTATACAAATGATGATTGCGTGTTTAGTAATCGTGGCAAgagttttatggttttataaagatatttttatacag GTAATAAGTGAACTAACCAGAAAAATAGGTGGAAACCAAACGAGAGAAGCAGTTCTTGGACAGATAATACGTGTATGGGTTAATCGAATGCAACTGGAGTTCCTGCCAGAGAAACGCAAATTATTAGCTCTTGCGCTCTGTTCGCTTCTTGGAGCTAATAGTCCTCCCAGTGTACTAGAACACTTTCcaaaaataatatctaatatcgTGGAAACCCTTAACGATGTGACTAAATTTGATAATTCAGAATATGACTATATAGAATCTGGTATTGA ctCATTGACGATTAGTGGACAATCTAATTTAACAGGAGAGGTGGATGAAGATTATGGTAACGAACATGAACAACGGAAAAGAAAATTAGCCTTTGGCGATGTGGTGTCCACAATATCTTTGAAAGATACATTACAAAATCAG TTACTTACATTGAAAAGTTTAGTTGGAGATAACAAGTTCAATCAAATGATGTCAACCCTTAACCCGGTAATAGACGAACAACTGAagtcttatatatttctatga
- the Impbeta11 gene encoding importin beta11 isoform X2, with protein sequence MSKNISWNIYMYTENVIAVYMYQSLANVFSNHSLSVNIRWMAILCFKNGVDKYWRKNAPNAIAEDEKEFLRQRLISNFKEPVNQLAVQLAALIAKIARFDCPREWDTLIPTLLNVVRGQNPLAQHRALLTLRYVIKALASKCLAADRQLFQELTTNMFSFIFNLWNTYTESFFILVSNGADTNQIQEALEKALLLLRILRKLIIRGIQTPSESQDVMVFLENVFERAKTCLECRKTLTSRGIQLEACDKFIILLIKVLIGVSEIHWDCYTDLILNSLKFSVYYCFTEAGQNLAFERFTIQCLNLLKRTLIFPQSNSFYNRLEEYTRRNRMQLVKMHLVCKLRQEFCTPETLTEICSRLVTHYFLLTPADLELWDTDPENFFVDDFGEASKYNLRLCSESVFSDIFRQFRDVLAPVLVDLMQRHHQPVDPNNLHAILLKDAVYNAVGLTAFYLYDEVNFDQWFLTTLKEELKIRSNYYKIIRRRVCWLIGQWTSIKLSRGLRPKVYELMVEVLSPDEDLGVRLAASDALKLVIDDFQFNPEEFSPYLEPACSLLFSLLREVNECDTKMRVLYVLSFMIERVGSEINPYVGVLSSYLPALWQQYDEHNMLRCAIITTLIHLEKALGPESVILQPLVVGIIAFSCDVNQDEHVYLLEDGLRLWSALLENAPAPTPAIMGLARNLAALLEQSGENLELCLYIVQAYTILSPQEFLSQWGAVIIESLRSIMSDLRSEGISMVLMVFETFLYAAARQGAEIIKPALITVFENVYKEEDSIQMMIACLVIVARVLWFYKDIFIQVISELTRKIGGNQTREAVLGQIIRVWVNRMQLEFLPEKRKLLALALCSLLGANSPPSVLEHFPKIISNIVETLNDVTKFDNSEYDYIESGIDSLTISGQSNLTGEVDEDYGNEHEQRKRKLAFGDVVSTISLKDTLQNQLLTLKSLVGDNKFNQMMSTLNPVIDEQLKSYIFL encoded by the exons ATGTCGAAGAACATATCAtggaatatatatatgtatacagagAATGTTATTGCTGTGTATATGTATCAATCTCTTGCC AACGTATTTTCTAATCATTCCTTGAGTGTCAATATCAGATGGATGGCAATCTTATGTTTTAAAAATGGAGTCGATAAATATTGGCGAAAAAATGCACCGAA TGCAATTGCAGAGGATGAGAAAGAATTTCTTAGACAACgtttaatatcgaattttaaaGAACCTGTAAATCAATTAGCTGTACAATTGGCAGCTCTTATTGCTAAAATTGCAAG ATTCGATTGTCCTAGAGAATGGGATACATTAATTCCAACGTTACTCAATGTTGTAAGAGGGCAGAATCCCCTAGCCCAACATCGGGCACTATTAACACTGCGCTATGTTATTAAGGCTTTAGCTTCTAAATGTTTGGCTGCAGATAGACAACTCTTCCAGGAATTAACCACTAATatgttcagttttatttttaatttatggaaTACGTATACTGAGTCTTTCTTCATATTGGTGTCGAACGGAGCAGATACAAATCAGATACAAGAAGCTTTAGAGAAAGCGTTACTCTTACTGAGAATACTTAGAAAACTCATCATACGCGGGATTCAAACACCTTCTGAATCTCAAGATGTTATGGTATTCCTAGAAAACGTTTTCGAACGTGCAAAAACCTGCCTTGAGTGTC GAAAGACTCTAACCTCAAGGGGCATACAACTGGAAGCATGCGACAAATTTATAATTCTCTTGATCAAAGTCCTAATAGGAGTTAGTGAAATTCATTGGGACTGCTACACTGACCTGATACTGAACTCCTTAAAGTTCTCTGTTTACTATTGTTTCACAGAAGCTGGTCAAAATTTGGCTTTCGAGAGATTCACTattcaatgtttaaatttattgaaacgtaCATTAATTTTTCCACAATCGAACTCTTTTTATAATAGATTAGAAGAATACACTAGAAGGAATAGAATGCAATTAGTAAAAATGCACCTAGTGTGCAAGTTAAGACAAGAATTTTGTACTCCTGAAACATTAACAGAAATCTGTTCAAGACTCGTGACACATTACTTCCTTTTAACTCCTGCTGATTTGGAATTATGGGATACAGATCCAGAAAACTTTT TTGTCGATGACTTTGGGGAAGCATCAAAATACAATTTAAGg ctATGTTCGGAGTCTGTATTCTCCGACATTTTCCGTCAATTTCGTGACGTTCTTGCACCAGTTCTGGTTGACTTAATGCAAAGACATCATCAACCAGTCGATCCAAACAATTTGCATgctattttattgaaagatGCAGTGTACAATGCTGTTGGTTTGActgctttttatttatatgatgag GTAAACTTTGATCAGTGGTTCTTGACCACTTTAAAAGAAGAGCTAAAAATTCGAAgtaactattataaaattattagaagACGAGTATGTTGGCTCATTGGACAATGGACAA GCATCAAACTGAGCAGAGGATTGAGACCAAAGGTATACGAACTTATGGTTGAAGTTTTAAGTCCAGACGAAGATTTGGGTGTTCGTTTGGCAGCAAGTGACGCATTGAAACTCGTGATAGACGATTTTCAATTTAATCCAGAAGAGTTCTCACCTTATTTAGAGCCAGCATGTTCATTATTGTTTTCTCTCTTGAGAGAAGTAAATGAATGTGATACCAAG ATGCGTGTTTTATATGTGTTATCCTTTATGATTGAACGGGTTGGCAGTGAAATAAACCCATACGTTGGCGTTCTCAGTTCGTACCTACCAGCTCTCTGGCAACAATACGACGAACATAATATGTTAAGATGTGCTATAATCACGACTCTCATACATTTAGAAAAG gcATTAGGTCCTGAAAGTGTTATATTACAACCACTGGTGGTGGGTATTATTGCATTCAGTTGCGATGTCAATCAAGATGAACATGTTTATCTGTTAGAAGACGGTTTGCGATTGTGGTCAGCTTTATTGGAAAATGCACCTGCACCGACACCTGCCATAATGGGTTTGGCTAGGAATTTAGCTGCATTATTAG aaCAATCTGGGGAAAATTTAGAATTATGTTTGTATATAGTTCAGGCATATACAATATTAAGTCCACAAGAATTTTTAAGTCAATGGGGAGCAGTCATAATTGAAAGTCTTAGGTCAATCATGAGTGATTTAAGATCAGAAGGAATATCGATGGTTCTTATGGTATTTGAAACATTCCTGTACGCAGCAGCTCGGCAAGGTGCAGAGATAATTAAACCTGCTTTAATAACTGTGTTTGA GAACGTATATAAGGAAGAGGACTCTATACAAATGATGATTGCGTGTTTAGTAATCGTGGCAAgagttttatggttttataaagatatttttatacag GTAATAAGTGAACTAACCAGAAAAATAGGTGGAAACCAAACGAGAGAAGCAGTTCTTGGACAGATAATACGTGTATGGGTTAATCGAATGCAACTGGAGTTCCTGCCAGAGAAACGCAAATTATTAGCTCTTGCGCTCTGTTCGCTTCTTGGAGCTAATAGTCCTCCCAGTGTACTAGAACACTTTCcaaaaataatatctaatatcgTGGAAACCCTTAACGATGTGACTAAATTTGATAATTCAGAATATGACTATATAGAATCTGGTATTGA ctCATTGACGATTAGTGGACAATCTAATTTAACAGGAGAGGTGGATGAAGATTATGGTAACGAACATGAACAACGGAAAAGAAAATTAGCCTTTGGCGATGTGGTGTCCACAATATCTTTGAAAGATACATTACAAAATCAG TTACTTACATTGAAAAGTTTAGTTGGAGATAACAAGTTCAATCAAATGATGTCAACCCTTAACCCGGTAATAGACGAACAACTGAagtcttatatatttctatga
- the RpS6 gene encoding ribosomal protein S6, with the protein MKLNVSYPATGCQKLFEISDEHKLRIFFEKRMGAEVEADALGDEWKGYVVRVSGGNDKQGFPMKQGVLTNGRVRLLLSKGQSCYRPRRDGERKRKSVRGCIVDANLSVLALVIVKKGEKEIPGLTDTHVPRRLGPKRASKIRKLFNLSKDDDVRQFVVKRPIQKEGKKERFKAPKIQRLITPLTLQRKRHRLALKKRRSLARKQQAADYAKLLAQRQKEAKNRRQEELKRRRSASMRDSKSSGQLAPTTQK; encoded by the exons ATGAAG TTGAACGTGTCTTATCCAGCGACAGGATGTCAGAAGCTGTTCGAGATTTCAGATGAACACAAGCTAAGAATATTTTTTGAGAAGCGCATGGGTGCTGAGGTTGAGGCTGACGCTTTAGGTGACGAATGGAAAGGATATGTTGTCCGGGTCTCTGGTGGCAACGACAAACAAGGGTTTCCTATGAAACAGGGTGTTCTCACCAATG GTCGTGTGCGTTTATTGCTCTCGAAGGGACAATCCTGCTACAGACCAAGGCGTGATGGTGAACGTAAACGTAAATCAGTTCGTGGGTGTATTGTAGATGCCAATTTGTCCGTACTTGCTCTTGTCATTGTAAAGAAAGGAGAAAAG GAAATTCCAGGTTTGACGGATACTCATGTACCACGTCGTCTAGGTCCTAAAAGAGCGAGTAAGATCCGCAAACTGTTCAATTTATCAAAGGATGATGATGTACGCCAGTTTGTCGTGAAACGACCAATTCAAAAGGAGGGCAAGAAAGAGCGTTTCAAGGCCCCGAAGATCCAACGTCTCATCACTCCACTCACTTTGCAG CGTAAACGACATAGATTGGCTTTGAAGAAGAGGCGTAGTTTGGCTCGCAAACAGCAAGCAGCTGATTATGCGAAATTACTAGCACAAAGACAGAAGGAAGCGAAGAACAGGCGTCAGGAAGAACTGAAACGAAGGCGCAGTGCTTCGATGCGAGATTCGAAGTCATCCGGTCAATTAGCACCTACCACGCAAAAGTAA